The Acidobacteriota bacterium genome includes the window AATCTAAAAACCTGGCAGTCAGTCCAGGTGGTTGGGAATGAAATCGAACTGGTGGCCAGTTACTGAGTGAGCGGCCAGAAGTGGACATAGTAGTACAGTATTGGAGCGTTAAAGAGCAAACTATCCAGGCGGTCAAGCAGCCCTCCGTGGCCGGGAATAATGGCGGCGGCATCTTTCGTTCCTGATCCCCGTTTGAGCAGTGATTCATACAGGTCGCCAAGCTGTCCGACAATATTCATCACAATGGCCAGGGCAATGGCGTGGGTGAGGGGAAGCTGGGGAAAAAACCAGAATCGAGCCAGCAGGGCAAACCCGATGCTTCCAACAATCCCGCCGCACGAGCCTTCAATGGTTTTTCCAGGGCTGATCGTGGGGGCGAGTTTATGACGGCCAAGCGCCCGACCCGTAAAATAGGCAAAAGTATCGCCCGCCATAATCACCATAAAAAACAGTGATAAAAGCTGACTTCCGATGCGAGGTGGCGAAACCAATTTGAGGCGGATCAGAAAACTGGCCAGAAATCCAACATACAACACGCCAAACAGGGTCGTGGCGTGTGAAACCAGCACTTTCTGAAAGTCCTCAGTGGTTTTCGACGTCAGAATTGACCAGATCATCATCAGTGTGAGCGATGTGCCGATCGTGATCAAGAACCAGTCCGAACCCGGTTGATTGAAGAAAAAGAGCCCTTCGATGACCAGCAACGCTCCAAATCCCGCCGGTCGCACCGGGGAAAAGCCAATTTTCTCAACCAGGAGGAAAAATTCATGCAGCCCGAGCAGCGTTGTCACCAGCACCAGGCCGCCAAAAAAATAAGGTGAGCCAAGCCAGATGCTCCAAAAGAGCAGGGGGAGTGCGATCAGACCCGCTACGACACGTTGTTGAAGATTGGTCATGATGGAGTCCTGGCCTGTCCGTGATCAAATCAGGCCAATGCTGGTTTCTTTTGGTTGACTGCTTCGACACCACCAAACCGACGATCCCGATTTTGGAATGAAAGAATGGCTTCAAACAGGTGTGGTCGGCGAAAATCAGGCCACAGGGTGTCGGTAATCACAATTTCGGTATAGGCCAGTTGCCAGAGGAGAAAGTTGCTCAGGCGCATTTCGCCGCTGGTTCGAATCAGTAAATCCGGATCCGAGCCAGTGTACAAATGACGGGCAATATCGGCCTCGGTCATGCTTTGGGGCGACCGTCCGGTAAGCTGGCATTCCGTGGCCAGGGCCCGGAAGGCATCGGTGAGTTCCGCCCGCCCACTATAATTAAAGGCAATATTAAGCACGAGCCCGGTTTTGTGGTGTAACGTCTGCTCGGCTTTCTGAATATCGCGCAGCAAACTGGACTCGATTTCATGGAGTCGGCCAATAAAGCGTAACCGAACGTTGTTGCGATCAAGCAGATCAATTTCTTTCTGGAGACATTCGCGCAGCAGTTTCCAGAGCATGTCAATTTCAAATCGTGGGCGACGCCAGTTTTCCGTGGAGAAGGTATAGAGCGTCAGGGTCGTAATTCCAAGTCGCGCACAGGTTTCGACAATTTCACGAACCGACTCGATCCCTGCCGGGTGACCCATGACCCGAGGTTTTCCCTGGCGTTTGGCCCAGCGTCCATTGCCGTCCATGATGATGGCAATGTGTGAGGGCATCCGGTGCGGATCAAGCTGGGAGAGCAATGCTTCATCCCGTGATCCAGTTTCAATAAGTCCCTCAAAATTAAACATGATGGTTTGATCGTCCGGCAAAATTCTTGATCCCAAAGCATCCTGGTCAGGCAAGACTGGCTGATCAAGGCTTCAAAGGTATGAAGTAAATGGATAAGTGACAGATTCAGGAGACGAGGCAGGTAGATTCGGTGACTGCTAAAGTGGCCGAGTCTAGTAGTCCACCCGAACCAGAGTCAACCCTTTTGCTGGCGCCGTTGTGATTTGCGCAGTTCTTTGACCCGTCAGCACATCGGAAACCATCGAGGCCGGGTACCGATTGGTTCCAACATCAATCAGCAGACCGGTCATCCGCCGCACCATATACTTTAAAAAACCATTGCCCGAAAACTCCAGACTGATCACCTGGTCAGACAGAGTCTGCCAGGAAACGTCAAATATGGTGCGGATATGGGAGTTGACCTCACAGTCAGCCACCGTGAACGGGGTAAAATCAAACGTACCAATGAAAGAGTGAGCTGCCGTCTGCATCGCATCCCAGTTGATGGAGATGGGGACCGAAACCGCATAGCGATACCAGAAGGGGCTGACAACTCGTCCGGGCCAGAAGCGGTAGGCATAGACTTTTTGGCGAGCCGACCGTCGGGCATGAAAATCAGGTTCACACCGGGAAACTGATCGAACCCGAATGTCAGGTGGCAACTGGGTATTGAGGGCGGCCTGCCAGCGTTCGGGCGGCAATTCTTTGAGCACATCACAATGAATTACCTGACCAAGCGCGTGAACCCCAGCATCGGTTCGGCCTGCGGCGTGGATGGTGACTGGATTCCCCTGGATCGTTTCAAACGCCTGGGCCAAGGCTCCCTGGATTGAAGGACGCCCAGGCTGAATTTGCCAGCCATGGAACCGTGTACCGTCATACTCAATGATTGATTTTAAGCGATGCATTTCATTACAGGGGATACAGCAAACTCGAAGGGAACTGATATGTACTTTACCGAAAATTCCAAGACATTTTAACCACGAAAACCACGAAAAATACGAAAAGAATCAAATACTTACCAAATTCAATAGCTCAGGGAACTTACGACAGGGTACTTCCCATTTTAGAAGGATCCCATCGTGCGAGCAAGAGGCTAAATTGTTGATAAAATTGTATTTCCATTAGCCCTGAGCCCCAAATGGGTAAGTACCTTGTCATAAGTTTCCTAAGATATTGGATTGGGTAAGTGTTTGATTCTTTTCGTGTAGTTCGTGTGTTTCGTGGTTAAAATGTCTGGAAATTTTCGGTAAGGTACTTATGATATCGGGAATTACAACCGCTGGCCGAAAGAACCCGACCTGGCCGTCCAGGCCAGTTTTTCATTCACCAGGGGAGACAGGCCATCGCCACCTGGCGGCAGGTGAGGTTCGAGGATAAACCCTCTCGGAAAGCGATGGATTTCAGCGGGAGAAACTCTTTTGCTTTTTCCCGGTCCTCCTTTTGCCATTATGGGCAGATTTTTGATAATGTACCCTACCATCCTCACTGATTTACCTGCTTATCAAAAAATAACCACGATTCAGTCTGTTGAGCAGACCGT containing:
- a CDS encoding isoprenyl transferase; translated protein: MFNFEGLIETGSRDEALLSQLDPHRMPSHIAIIMDGNGRWAKRQGKPRVMGHPAGIESVREIVETCARLGITTLTLYTFSTENWRRPRFEIDMLWKLLRECLQKEIDLLDRNNVRLRFIGRLHEIESSLLRDIQKAEQTLHHKTGLVLNIAFNYSGRAELTDAFRALATECQLTGRSPQSMTEADIARHLYTGSDPDLLIRTSGEMRLSNFLLWQLAYTEIVITDTLWPDFRRPHLFEAILSFQNRDRRFGGVEAVNQKKPALA
- a CDS encoding phosphatidate cytidylyltransferase yields the protein MTNLQQRVVAGLIALPLLFWSIWLGSPYFFGGLVLVTTLLGLHEFFLLVEKIGFSPVRPAGFGALLVIEGLFFFNQPGSDWFLITIGTSLTLMMIWSILTSKTTEDFQKVLVSHATTLFGVLYVGFLASFLIRLKLVSPPRIGSQLLSLFFMVIMAGDTFAYFTGRALGRHKLAPTISPGKTIEGSCGGIVGSIGFALLARFWFFPQLPLTHAIALAIVMNIVGQLGDLYESLLKRGSGTKDAAAIIPGHGGLLDRLDSLLFNAPILYYYVHFWPLTQ
- the truA gene encoding tRNA pseudouridine(38-40) synthase TruA — its product is MHRLKSIIEYDGTRFHGWQIQPGRPSIQGALAQAFETIQGNPVTIHAAGRTDAGVHALGQVIHCDVLKELPPERWQAALNTQLPPDIRVRSVSRCEPDFHARRSARQKVYAYRFWPGRVVSPFWYRYAVSVPISINWDAMQTAAHSFIGTFDFTPFTVADCEVNSHIRTIFDVSWQTLSDQVISLEFSGNGFLKYMVRRMTGLLIDVGTNRYPASMVSDVLTGQRTAQITTAPAKGLTLVRVDY